DNA from Natrarchaeobius halalkaliphilus:
AGGGATCGTGCCTGCGCTTGAGTCGAGTCACGCCGTTGCACTCGCAAAAGAGTTAGCCGCTGAGATGGACGAGGACGATGTTCTCCTCGTGAATCTGAGCGGACGGGGTGACAAAGACGTCGAAAAGATTGCCGAGGAGTATCTGCAAGACTAATACGTTATAGAGGACGTATTGAATCACTACTTGACTTTGCACCTTCTGCTGGTGAAGTGCGTAGAGATAGCATGAGCCGCTAATTTTCCCGTTACATCGTTCTTGTTGTGGGCAGCAACAAGAGACCGTTCAGGACATCTCGAACAATGTTCTCCCGGTAAAAACGAACGGATCCTAAGCACTGAGAACATTTCCTAGTATACCAACTAAAATAAAGGAAGATTCACCAAAGAATGGTTGGGGCTGTTTAGCTAGGCCAACGATACGAAATAGAACAGTAACAGTGCCGTCATCATTGACGGCATCTTCACGCACGAGATTGCCACACAAATCACGAATGCCGGGAAATTATGCGACCACACCGTCCTGGCTACATCTGGAAACAAAATCTTATACGCGCTCTACGCCGACGAGAAAACGACGTATTCACTCGGCTTTCGACTCTGCGAAAAAGATGTTCAGCGGTGTGTTGAGGCGGCTATCGATCTCGTCGATGAACTCATCGAGATGGGTGTCCGTCGGATACCTATCTCTTCGACATGAGCTACTGTTCCGGAACGAGCAACCTCTATCCGCACCAAGATGACCGAACCTTCAGCGAAAGCGTTGGAAATCTTTTGTCTGGGCACTCAACAGCCCCAACTCGTAGTGCCGACGAGCTAATGCACTAGATCAGGGTATGTTCATCTAACATGTGAATTCAAGTAGCTGGATGGTTATTTCTGACGAATTTTTAAATAGTCACTAGACACCGCGCTCTTGTATTTTTTCTTCCTTAGGAAGATCTACATTCGCATCTCCTTTCATTCCTTGCCCGACCCCATCAGTTATTTCAGCTAGTACTTCGGGGTCATTCCAGTTGTTGACTGCAGCCACAATCGCTTCGGCCATCGCTTCAGGATCTTCGGCTCCAAAAATACCGCTCCCGACGAAAATACCGTCACAACCATGATCCATCATCAATGCAGCATCTGCTGGTGTCGCGATTCCACCGGCGGCAAAATTCACAACTGGGAGCCGGCCCATTTCTGCTGTTTCGTGTACTAACTCCGCGGGAGCGTCGTTTTCTCGAGCCCAGGCAGTGCGTTCTTCGGCGCTTTTTCCTTCTAATTCCCGAATGGCTCCTTTGATAGTACGCTGGTGATGAACAGCCTGATTCACATCGCCTGTTCCCGCTTCCCCCTTTGTTCGGATCATTGCCGCCCCTTCGTCGATCCGTCGAAGTGCTTCACCGAGGTCGCGAGCGCCACAGACGAAGGGAGCAGTAAACTCGTGTTTTTCGATATGGTAGCTGTTGTCTGCAGGTGTAAGTACTTCACTTTCGTCGACCATATCGACGCCCACGGCCTCGAGAATCTCGGCTTCTTTCGTATGGCCGATTCGGGATTTTCCCATAACCGGAATAGAAACCTCACCGATGATTTCACGGACAGTCGCTGGATCCGCCATTCGAGAGACGCCACCGCGCTTGCGGATATCTGCTGGTACTGCCTCGAGCGCCATTACGGCAACCGCTCCGGCGTCTTCGGCGATTCTGGCCTGCTCACGAGAAACGACGTCCATGATGACCCCACCTTTCTGCATTTTGGCGAAACCGCGTTTGATGAGTTCTGTTCCCTGATACAGGCTCTCTAATTCCATTGGATCCGACATACCTACTAAGTAGATGTCGTCCTATACATAGATCTACCGGTCGTTCTGTCTGTTCACTGTCGCTTGTGATTCCTAGATGTAAAGGCCCATGACTAACCCAACGGTGGTATCTTGCCCATTTGTAAAATCCGAGGTAAACATAGCTGGACAAAGAAGTTGCGGTTCAGCCGGAAACAACCAGTTACCGAATCGATCACAGCTGGTATGAGGCCCACGATTCAGCGTGTGCAGAAAGATACCGGAGTGACCTCGAAGACGCTTCGATAAAACGAGTACGAGATCTACAACGACACAGATTGAGGTTACCCGAGCTGCGATTGAATGTGATCTGCTAATTGATTCATGGCTTCGTTAGCCTCGTCAACGGAGTCTGTCACGCTGAGAAAGCCGTGTGCAAGCGTCGGATAGTGTTCGTGGGTTGTTGGAACGTCGTTTTCTAGAAGTTTCTGAACATATTCAAATCCATCGTCTCTGAGCACGTCAAAGCCAGCCGTTAGCACTACTGCAGAAGCAACACCGGACGGATCAGCCACGCGCCCAACCGCCGCGAGCGGATTGTACTTTTGGACCGGGTCCTCGAGATATTGCTCCCAGAACCATTCCATATCTCGGCGAGTGAGCAGTGGCTCATCAGCATGCTCGGTGTATGACTCCGTCCCACGAACGACATCTGTAATCGGATACAACAGGAACTGCCCGCCAAGGGAGACGTCTGCTTCTCGAGTGCGAAGCGCAACCGCAGCGGCAAGATTCCCACCAGCACTTGTTCCAGCTACACCCACTCTGTCTGGGTCGGCACCGAACTCGTTCGCATGGTTCGCTGCCCAAGTAAGTGCGGAAAACGCATCGTTGAGCGCCGCAGGAAACGGGTGATCTGGCGCGAGACGGTAATCGACCGAAATGACAAGGCAATCACTCCTACTTGCAAGTTCGCGACAGATGTTATCTGCCGAATCAAGCGTGCCGAGGGTCCATCCACCGCCGTGATAAAAGACGAGAGTCGGCGGGTTTTCGACGCCGGGATGGTAGACGCGAATCGGAATCGGTCTGCCCTTTCCCTCTATCTCGAAGTCACGGACTGACTTCACTGTCGCTCCCTCGCCACGAGAGAAGACGTCATCTTCGATTCTCCGAGCACACTGTATTGACATCGCGTGCCAGTTTGGTAACCCCATCTCTTCAATCTCGTCAATGACGGTCTCCATCTGCGGGTCCATCTGCTGACTCATCTATCTAGCGAGGGTAGCTGTTGCAAATAATTCAAACTATCGATTCACTGGTGGTCTGATCTCCATACAAAAACCGTCCGATGCGATAGCAGCCCGACGCTTTGTTAACCGAATAACAACGTTCACGCAACAGCAGTCCCGATCGTGTCGCCTGCAGCCGGCTATCAAGATGCCCCAAGTATCATAATGTCTCGCTTCAAACTGGTCTAACCAGGTGGTTTGCGTGACCAAAAAAAGCGAGTACAAATTCAATTATCCCAACAAGAAGCTGTATATTCCAGGTCCAACTGAAGTACGTGACGACGTTATCGAGGCCATGTGCGAGCCGATGTTCGGCCACCGTATGGATCAAATGACTGATCTGTACACGACCATCGTCGAGGATACGAAAGAGTTTCTCGACACTGACAACGACATCATCATCCTGACGGGGTCGGGCACTGAGTTCATGGAGAGTTCGATCCTTAACCTCGTCGACGAAGATGTCCTCGTGACGACTTGTGGAAGCTTCAGTGAACGACAGACAAACGTCGCCGAACGACTGGGCAAAACCGTCGACACCCTCGAGTACGAGTGGGGACAAGCAGTCAAACCCGAGGACGT
Protein-coding regions in this window:
- the pdxS gene encoding pyridoxal 5'-phosphate synthase lyase subunit PdxS, with the protein product MSDPMELESLYQGTELIKRGFAKMQKGGVIMDVVSREQARIAEDAGAVAVMALEAVPADIRKRGGVSRMADPATVREIIGEVSIPVMGKSRIGHTKEAEILEAVGVDMVDESEVLTPADNSYHIEKHEFTAPFVCGARDLGEALRRIDEGAAMIRTKGEAGTGDVNQAVHHQRTIKGAIRELEGKSAEERTAWARENDAPAELVHETAEMGRLPVVNFAAGGIATPADAALMMDHGCDGIFVGSGIFGAEDPEAMAEAIVAAVNNWNDPEVLAEITDGVGQGMKGDANVDLPKEEKIQERGV
- a CDS encoding alpha/beta hydrolase; protein product: MSQQMDPQMETVIDEIEEMGLPNWHAMSIQCARRIEDDVFSRGEGATVKSVRDFEIEGKGRPIPIRVYHPGVENPPTLVFYHGGGWTLGTLDSADNICRELASRSDCLVISVDYRLAPDHPFPAALNDAFSALTWAANHANEFGADPDRVGVAGTSAGGNLAAAVALRTREADVSLGGQFLLYPITDVVRGTESYTEHADEPLLTRRDMEWFWEQYLEDPVQKYNPLAAVGRVADPSGVASAVVLTAGFDVLRDDGFEYVQKLLENDVPTTHEHYPTLAHGFLSVTDSVDEANEAMNQLADHIQSQLG